The Candidatus Binatia bacterium genome window below encodes:
- a CDS encoding recombinase zinc beta ribbon domain-containing protein → MEPDPASASLIREAFERYAKGTETKADVLREVTALGLRTRKGKPLLMQTFQKTLRKPIYAAVLRMPAWEIDAVPGNFEPIVPEHLFERVQDVLDGKSISVTPHTRNHADFPLRRFARCAHCDTPLTGSWSKGRNRKYAYYRCRTAGCQRVKIGKDAFEGRFLDFLTGLRPKPEYVRLFREIVLDVWNAKRAEAKAGRLRLSRCIEDLEERRQKLVEAYLYRGGIDDTVYRRQDDKLAEEIALVRTELHDEELAEIDVEGVLNFAEVLLLDTRRLWIEGNLAQRQRLQKVLFPAGITFDQENGFGTAETASFFRWLAAVPGSENRKATLAVSSLNQIYGWLRRVSRLRDALAA, encoded by the coding sequence ATCGAGCCCGATCCGGCCTCCGCGTCGCTCATCCGCGAGGCGTTCGAGCGGTATGCCAAGGGCACCGAGACGAAGGCGGACGTTCTGCGCGAGGTGACGGCGCTCGGCCTCCGAACCCGGAAGGGCAAGCCGCTGTTGATGCAGACGTTCCAGAAGACGCTGCGCAAACCGATCTACGCGGCGGTCCTGCGGATGCCCGCGTGGGAGATCGACGCCGTGCCGGGAAACTTCGAGCCCATCGTTCCCGAGCATCTGTTCGAGCGGGTCCAGGACGTTCTCGACGGCAAGAGCATCTCGGTCACACCCCACACCCGGAACCACGCGGATTTCCCGCTGCGACGGTTCGCCCGGTGCGCGCATTGCGACACCCCGCTCACGGGGAGCTGGTCGAAGGGCCGCAACCGGAAGTACGCCTACTACCGCTGCCGGACCGCCGGTTGCCAACGGGTGAAGATCGGCAAGGACGCCTTCGAGGGCCGGTTCCTGGACTTCCTGACCGGCCTTCGGCCCAAGCCCGAGTACGTCCGCCTCTTCCGCGAGATCGTGCTCGACGTCTGGAACGCAAAACGGGCCGAGGCGAAGGCGGGCCGGTTACGGCTGTCCCGGTGCATCGAGGACCTGGAGGAGCGACGTCAGAAGCTCGTCGAGGCGTACCTCTACCGGGGCGGCATCGACGACACGGTGTACCGGCGGCAGGACGACAAGCTGGCCGAGGAGATCGCCCTCGTCCGCACCGAGCTGCACGACGAGGAGCTGGCCGAGATCGACGTCGAGGGCGTCCTGAACTTCGCCGAGGTGCTTCTGCTCGACACGCGCCGCCTCTGGATCGAGGGCAACCTGGCGCAACGACAGCGGCTGCAAAAGGTACTCTTCCCGGCCGGTATCACCTTCGACCAGGAGAACGGATTTGGAACCGCCGAAACCGCCAGTTTCTTCAGGTGGTTAGCGGCGGTCCCAGGCTCCGAAAACCGTAAGGCGACCCTCGCAGTTTCCAGTTTGAACCAGATCTACGGATGGCTCCGGCGGGTTTCGAGGCTCCGAGATGCACTTGCGGCATGA
- a CDS encoding type II toxin-antitoxin system HicB family antitoxin, translating to MKLPVTLERDETGAVVAECPAIPGCVSQGTTEDEALANIREAIVACLEVRAEEGLPLTVRTVEIDVAVA from the coding sequence ATGAAGCTACCGGTGACGCTGGAGAGGGACGAAACGGGCGCGGTGGTCGCCGAGTGCCCGGCTATCCCAGGCTGCGTCAGCCAGGGCACGACCGAGGACGAGGCGCTCGCCAATATTCGTGAGGCGATCGTGGCCTGCCTCGAAGTACGCGCCGAGGAGGGCCTGCCTCTGACAGTCCGCACCGTCGAGATCGACGTCGCTGTTGCCTGA
- a CDS encoding type II toxin-antitoxin system HicA family toxin produces MLPDLPVVAGREARRAFERLGWIFRRQSGSHMILTKPGSIVSLSIPDHRELAPGTLRKLIRLAGITVEEFRSAAR; encoded by the coding sequence CTGTTGCCTGACCTGCCGGTCGTCGCGGGCCGCGAGGCGAGACGCGCCTTCGAGCGGCTCGGGTGGATCTTCCGCCGTCAGTCGGGAAGCCACATGATCCTGACAAAGCCAGGGAGCATCGTTTCGCTGTCGATCCCTGACCACCGCGAGCTGGCTCCAGGGACGCTACGGAAGCTGATCCGGCTCGCCGGGATCACCGTCGAAGAGTTCCGCAGCGCCGCTCGGTGA